The Etheostoma cragini isolate CJK2018 chromosome 15, CSU_Ecrag_1.0, whole genome shotgun sequence genome window below encodes:
- the LOC117958122 gene encoding mitochondrial glycine transporter A-like, with translation MKRSGPSAKPCSSFSSGRVGMMTMLLSVVRTERLLGLWKGVSPSFARTIPGVGIYFSTYYTLKQHFLQEGSPGALEAGLLGGSARTVAGVFMLPVTVIKTRFECGRYSYESVTGALRSVCRTEGPAALFSGLMATLLRDVPFSGIYVMLYSQAKASLPREIRSSASVPLATFSCGVLAGVLASLLTQPADVVKTHVQVNPHLRTAEAIRHIYTEHRLQGFFRGAVPRALRRTMMAAMAWTVYEQMMTSVGLKS, from the exons ATGAAGA GAAGTGGACCCTCGGCTAAGCCTTGTTCCTCTTTCAGCTCGGGCCGGGTGGGGATGATGACCATGCTCCTGAGCGTGGTGCGAACAGAGAGGCTGCTGGGACTGTGGAAAGGAGTTTCCCCG TCCTTTGCTCGGACCATCCCCGGAGTCGGGATCTACTTCAGCACCTACTACACCCTGAAGCAGCACTTCCTGCAGGAAGGCAGCCCCGGGGCGCTGGAGGCCGGGCTGCTGGGGGGGTCCGCCCGGACCGTGGCGGGGGTCTTCATGCTGCCGGTCACCGTCATCAAGACGCGCTTTGAG tgTGGCCGGTACAGTTACGAGAGCGTAACCGGAGCTCTGCGCAGCGTGTGTCGGACCGAGGGTCCGGCCGCTCTGTTCTCGGGTCTGATGGCCACGCTGCTCAGAGACGTTCCCTTCTCCGGGATCTACGTCATGTTGTACAGCCAGGCCAAGGCCTCGCTGCCAcgag AGATCCGCTCGTCTGCGTCCGTCCCCCTGGCGACCTTCAGCTGCGGCGTCCTGGCGGGCGTCCTGGCGTCCCTGCTCACGCAGCCGGCCGACGTGGTGAAGACGCACGTCCAGGTGAACCCACACCTGAGGACGGCAGAGGCCATCAGACACATCTACACG gaACACCGGCTGCAGGGCTTCTTCAGAGGGGCGGTGCCCCGGGCCCTGAGGAGGACCATGATGGCCGCCATGGCGTGGACGGTGTACGAGCAGATGATGACCAGCGTGGGACTGAAGTCCTGA